The following proteins are encoded in a genomic region of Paenibacillus sp. FSL H3-0469:
- a CDS encoding response regulator transcription factor, producing MNKPMILVVEDDKPIRKLITTTLETQGYKYHTAETGEASILEAVSSQPDLMILDLGLPDMDGVDIIRKIRAWSNLPIIVVSARSEDRDKIEALDAGADDYLTKPFSVEELLARLRVSLRRIRGDGEKLMKDSAFFANGNLRIDYAAGCVWLEGDEIHLTPIEYKLLCLLAKNVGKVLTHNYILHEIWGSPTYDIPALRVFMATLRKKIERSPSQPKVIQTHIGVGYRMLQAGDDSRVI from the coding sequence ATGAATAAACCCATGATTCTGGTCGTCGAAGACGACAAGCCGATCCGCAAGCTGATTACCACAACCCTGGAGACTCAGGGCTATAAATACCATACCGCAGAGACAGGGGAAGCATCCATCCTGGAGGCGGTATCCAGTCAGCCGGATCTGATGATCCTGGACCTTGGTCTGCCCGATATGGACGGTGTGGATATTATCCGGAAAATCCGGGCCTGGTCGAACCTTCCGATCATCGTGGTCAGTGCCCGCAGTGAGGACCGTGACAAGATCGAAGCGCTGGATGCCGGAGCCGATGATTATCTGACCAAGCCCTTCAGCGTGGAGGAGCTGCTCGCCCGGCTGCGGGTCAGTCTGCGGCGGATCCGGGGGGACGGCGAGAAGCTGATGAAGGATTCAGCCTTTTTTGCGAACGGAAATCTGCGGATTGACTATGCGGCGGGCTGTGTCTGGCTGGAGGGTGATGAGATCCACCTGACGCCGATTGAGTATAAGCTGCTGTGTCTGCTGGCGAAGAATGTCGGCAAGGTCCTGACCCATAATTATATCCTGCATGAAATCTGGGGCAGTCCTACCTATGATATTCCCGCGCTCCGTGTATTCATGGCTACGCTCCGCAAGAAGATTGAGCGCAGCCCTTCCCAGCCCAAGGTGATCCAAACCCATATAGGTGTGGGCTACCGGATGCTGCAAGCGGGAGACGATAGCAGAGTGATTTGA